Proteins from a genomic interval of Marinitoga sp. 1197:
- a CDS encoding AAA family ATPase — MGLDNAISIQGDVEYIRNINVGSTENLSIESVFSFDKERVFIENINDEFFLIKIHEIFYEFELEFYKRSSRYKIVKDKLIQKLKFFRSEEKSKKLKEDKFLGEGKLIISRENNGKIKINLERPDDIPIKEDSIYPQFFIKEKLSNNILLINTPYFIIPFPLIEVFGDISIYDFDPKLPKKAIPITGKAELEEDGSNLSIILNNIIKNINKKKKLFNLVKDILPFISNLDVEKLAEKYFKNNYIPASLISDGTINIIALIITLYFEKKNLTIIEEPERNIHPYLISKMVEMMKDASHKKQIIVTTHNPEIVKYADLNSILFVSRDDKGFSTISRPADKEEVKIFLENEIGIEELFIQDLLGG, encoded by the coding sequence TTGGGGTTAGATAACGCCATTTCCATACAAGGTGATGTTGAATATATTAGAAATATAAATGTTGGTTCAACTGAAAATTTATCTATAGAATCTGTGTTTTCTTTTGATAAAGAGAGAGTTTTTATTGAAAATATCAATGATGAATTTTTCTTAATAAAAATTCATGAAATATTTTATGAATTTGAATTAGAGTTTTACAAAAGAAGTTCAAGATATAAAATTGTGAAAGATAAATTGATTCAAAAACTTAAATTTTTTAGGTCTGAAGAAAAGAGTAAAAAACTGAAAGAAGATAAATTTCTTGGTGAGGGAAAACTCATTATTTCAAGAGAAAATAATGGTAAAATAAAAATAAACCTTGAACGTCCTGATGATATTCCCATAAAAGAAGATAGTATATATCCACAATTTTTTATAAAAGAAAAGTTATCTAATAATATTCTTTTGATTAATACTCCTTATTTTATTATTCCATTTCCTTTGATAGAAGTTTTTGGAGATATTTCGATTTATGATTTTGATCCAAAACTGCCAAAAAAAGCTATTCCAATTACAGGAAAAGCCGAATTAGAGGAGGATGGAAGTAACTTATCAATCATTCTCAATAATATTATAAAAAATATAAATAAAAAAAAGAAGCTTTTTAATCTTGTAAAAGACATTTTGCCATTTATATCTAATCTTGACGTAGAAAAATTAGCAGAAAAGTATTTTAAAAATAATTATATACCTGCATCTTTGATCTCTGATGGAACTATAAATATAATAGCTCTAATTATAACCTTATATTTTGAGAAAAAAAACTTAACTATTATTGAAGAACCAGAACGGAATATTCATCCTTATCTTATTTCAAAAATGGTAGAAATGATGAAGGATGCTTCACATAAGAAGCAAATTATTGTTACTACCCATAATCCAGAAATAGTAAAATATGCAGATTTAAATAGTATTTTATTTGTTTCTCGTGATGATAAGGGATTTTCTACAATTTCCAGACCGGCTGATAAAGAAGAAGTAAAAATATTTTTAGAAAATGAAATAGGAATTGAAGAACTATTTATTCAGGATTTACTCGGGGGGTAA
- a CDS encoding AAA family ATPase, translated as MKIKKLKVKNFKSFNELEVELKNFNVLIGANAAGKSNFIHIFEFLRDIAQSWG; from the coding sequence ATGAAAATAAAAAAATTAAAGGTTAAAAATTTTAAAAGTTTTAATGAATTAGAAGTTGAACTCAAAAATTTCAATGTATTAATAGGTGCGAATGCTGCTGGAAAATCCAATTTCATTCATATTTTTGAATTTTTAAGAGATATCGCGCAAAGTTGGGGTTAG